A genomic segment from Canis lupus baileyi chromosome 13, mCanLup2.hap1, whole genome shotgun sequence encodes:
- the PRSS48 gene encoding serine protease 48 codes for MGPAGSAFLLSLLLGSCPSSSPRNKHLQSVCGRPVYSGRVVGGQDAVAGRWPWQVSLHFGQTQVCGGSLISDRWILTAAHCLKGSWIPFLYTVRLGSIKNDQSSQSVNHRVFKIITHPQIQHTSADIALLKLVSRVTFTSFILPICLPSITKQLKIPASCWVTGWGTVKESEDSDYPSILQEAEIPIFNHQACEKLYNPIGPALPELESVIQDDEICAGDILNKKDSCKGDSGGPLSCHINGVWIQIGLVSWGIGCAESLPGVYTSVIYYQKWIKTTISRAEVLGTKNLDLTEFLYLTVLLSLAVLGPFCAFGPNILPGE; via the exons ATGGGCCCTGCAGGCAGTGCCTTCCTACTGTCTCTTCTACTGG GGTCTTGCCCAAGCTCTTCTCCCAGAAACAAACATCTGCAATCAG tgTGTGGACGACCTGTATACTCAGGCCGTGTGGTAGGTGGCCAGGATGCTGTTGCAGGGCGCTGGCCTTGGCAAGTCAGCCTGCACTTTGGCCAGACCCAGGTCTGTGGAGGGTCTCTCATCAGTGACAGGTGGATACTGACAGCAGCACACTGCTTAAAAGG GAGCTGGATTCCTTTTTTATATACTGTACGGCTGGGATCAATTAAGAATGACCAATCAAGTCAAAGTGTGAATCATCGTGTGTTCAAAATTATCACCCATCCCCAAATTCAACACACATCTGCAGACATTGCCTTGCTGAAACTGGTCTCTAGAGTCACCTTTACTTCCTTCATCCTGCCCATCTGCCTGCCCAGTATCACAAAGCAGTTGAAAATTCCAGCCTCTTGCTGGGTGACTGGATGGGGAACTGTTAAGGAAAGTGAAG ATAGTGATTACCCCTCCATCCTCCAGGAAGCAGAAATACCCATCTTTAACCACCAGGCCTGTGAAAAACTCTACAACCCAATTGGTCCCGCACTGCCAGAATTAGAGTCAGTCATCCAAGACGACGAGATATGTGCTGGTGATATACTCAATAAGAAGGACAGCTGCAAG GGTGATTCTGGAGGACCTTTGTCATGTCATATTAATGGTGTATGGATCCAGATAGGACTGGTAAGCTGGGGAATAGGCTGTGCTGAAAGTCTCCCTGGAGTCTACACCAGTGTGATCTACTATCAAAAATGGATTAAGACCACTATCTCAAGAGCTGAGGTTTTGGGTACCAAAAATCTGGACTTAACTGAATTCCTGTACCTTACTGTTCTGCTCTCTCTGGCTGTCCTGGGACCCTTCTGTGCCTTTGGGCCTAACATTTTACCAGGAGAATAG